In a genomic window of Amphiprion ocellaris isolate individual 3 ecotype Okinawa chromosome 11, ASM2253959v1, whole genome shotgun sequence:
- the agr1 gene encoding anterior gradient 1 isoform X1, whose product MMLRWVLFALLVGICASVGEEKNKTAKPPASLSRGGRFSFCQDPGWGDTIHWVKTYEDGLSKMEKSQKPLMVIHHQEDCPHSQALKKAFVADKTVQKMAREGFIMLNVVEETGDTNLALDGYYVPRTVFVDPSKAVRNDITGRYDHLFAYGPEDMGILADNMRKAKVLLKAEL is encoded by the exons ATGATGCTTCGCTGGGTCTTGTTTGCTTTGCTCGTTGGTATCTGCGCAAGTGTCggagaagagaaaaacaagacagcgAAACCTCCTGCATCCTTGTCAAGAGGTGGGCGATTCTCTTTTTGTCAAGATCCAG GATGGGGGGATACTATTCACTGGGTCAAAACTTATGAAGATGGTCTGTCAAAAATGGAGAAGAG TCAGAAACCTCTGATGGTCATTCATCATCAAGAAGACTGTCCACACTCTCAAG CACTGAAGAAGGCATTTGTTGCTGACAAGACTGTCCAGAAAATGGCCAGAGAGGGTTTCATCATGCTCAATGTGGTG gaaGAGACTGGGGACACAAATCTGGCCCTTGATGGCTACTATGTTCCCAGAACTGTCTTTGTTG ATCCAAGTAAGGCTGTGCGCAACGACATTACAGGACGGTATGATCACCTGTTCGCCTACGGACCTGAAGACATGGGAATCT TGGCCGACAACATGAGGAAAGCCAAAGTCCTGCTGAAAGCTGAACTCTGA
- the agr1 gene encoding anterior gradient 1 isoform X2 — MMLRWVLFALLVGICASVGEEKNKTAKPPASLSRGWGDTIHWVKTYEDGLSKMEKSQKPLMVIHHQEDCPHSQALKKAFVADKTVQKMAREGFIMLNVVEETGDTNLALDGYYVPRTVFVDPSKAVRNDITGRYDHLFAYGPEDMGILADNMRKAKVLLKAEL; from the exons ATGATGCTTCGCTGGGTCTTGTTTGCTTTGCTCGTTGGTATCTGCGCAAGTGTCggagaagagaaaaacaagacagcgAAACCTCCTGCATCCTTGTCAAGAG GATGGGGGGATACTATTCACTGGGTCAAAACTTATGAAGATGGTCTGTCAAAAATGGAGAAGAG TCAGAAACCTCTGATGGTCATTCATCATCAAGAAGACTGTCCACACTCTCAAG CACTGAAGAAGGCATTTGTTGCTGACAAGACTGTCCAGAAAATGGCCAGAGAGGGTTTCATCATGCTCAATGTGGTG gaaGAGACTGGGGACACAAATCTGGCCCTTGATGGCTACTATGTTCCCAGAACTGTCTTTGTTG ATCCAAGTAAGGCTGTGCGCAACGACATTACAGGACGGTATGATCACCTGTTCGCCTACGGACCTGAAGACATGGGAATCT TGGCCGACAACATGAGGAAAGCCAAAGTCCTGCTGAAAGCTGAACTCTGA